The proteins below are encoded in one region of Rana temporaria chromosome 2, aRanTem1.1, whole genome shotgun sequence:
- the LOC120928275 gene encoding LOW QUALITY PROTEIN: glutamic acid-rich protein-like (The sequence of the model RefSeq protein was modified relative to this genomic sequence to represent the inferred CDS: inserted 1 base in 1 codon; deleted 1 base in 1 codon): KKKKKKKKKKKKKKKKKKKKKKKKKKKKKKKKKKKKKKKKKKKKKKKKKKKKKKKKKKKKKKKKKKKKKKKXEEEEEEEEEEEEEEEEEEEEEEEEEEEEEEEEEEEEEEEEEEEEEEEEEEEEEEEEEEEEEEEEEEEEEEEEEEKKKKKKKKKKKKKKKKKKKKKKKKKKKKKEEEEEEEEEEEEEEEEEEEEEEEEEEEEEEEEEEEEEEEEEEEEEEEEEEEEEEEEEEEEEEEEEEEEEEEEEEEEEEEEEEEEEEEEEEEEEEEEEEEEEEEEEEEEEEEEEEEEEEEEEEEEEEEEEEE, translated from the exons aagaagaagaagaagaagaagaagaagaagaagaagaagaagaagaagaagaagaagaagaagaagaagaagaagaagaagaagaagaagaagaagaagaagaagaagaagaagaagaagaagaagaagaagaagaagaagaagaagaagaagaagaagaagaagaagaagaagaagaagaagaagaagaagaagaagaagaagaagaaga aagaagaagaagaagaagaagaagaagaagaagaagaagaagaagaagaagaagaagaagaagaagaagaagaagaagaagaagaagaagaagaagaagaagaagaagaagaagaagaagaagaagaagaagaagaagaagaagaagaagaagaagaagaagaagaagaagaagaagaagaagaagaagaagaagaagaagaagaagaagaagaagaagaagaa aagaagaagaagaagaagaagaagaagaagaagaagaagaagaagaagaagaagaagaagaagaagaagaagaagaagaagaagaag gaagaagaagaagaagaagaagaagaagaagaagaagaagaagaagaagaagaagaagaagaagaagaagaagaagaagaagaagaagaagaagaagaagaagaagaagaagaagaagaagaagaagaagaagaagaagaagaagaagaagaagaagaagaagaagaagaagaagaagaagaagaagaagaagaagaagaagaagaagaagaagaagaagaagaagaagaagaagaagaagaagaagaagaagaagaagaagaagaagaagaagaagaagaagaagaagaagaagaagaagaagaagaagaagaagaagaagaagaagaagaagaagaagaagaagaagaagaagaagaagaagaagaagaagaagaagaagaagaagaagaa